GCCGTGGACCAGGCGTCCCGCTTCGATGTCGAGCGGTGGATTCTGAGGGGCTCGCCAACCTGGTTACCTACCCGACACGTGGGGTCAAGCATGACCCTCGGCTCTTGGAACAGCATTCCTATCTGATCGCCACGGACGGCGTTCATCTCATCCTCATCGAGGTCGAGGAGGCTCGTCTCGCCGAGAAACACCTGGCCACCCACGATCTTGCCGGGCGGCGATATCAGCCTGGCGATCGACCGTGCGGTGACGGTCTTTCCCGAACCGGATTCCCCGACCAGGCCTACGATCTCGCCCTTCTTGATCGAGAAACTGACCTTGTCCGCCGCCTTGATGACCTGGTCGTCCTTGGCGAACCACGTACTCAACTCGTCCACGCGCAGCAAGACGTCCTGGTCGGCCGGGCTCGTCCGGCTCATGAAGTCGTCTCGCTGCCGTTTGCCACCTCAATCTCCCTCAGAACCCGCGGACGGAGCGAAACCCAGGACCGGGCCAAAGCCGATAACTGGTAACTGTTGCCAACCATAACAATCCCGGCTCCGGATGGAACGGGCGAGTAGCCGCCGATTGTCATCCGAGGGCGTCGAGAAGCGTCGCGACGATCGCTTCGGGGGCGTCCTCCTGGACGAGGTGGCCGGCACCGGCCACCAGGCGGAGTTCGGCCGACGGGATGAGCGCCTTCAAGCGGAGCCCCTGCTCGCTGAGCAGCCATCGGTCCTCTTCGCCCCAGAGGATGAACGTCGGGCAGCGCACCTCGCCGTAGCGCGGCTCGATCTCGTCGGTGAACCGCACGTCACACTGGCTCATCTGCCGGTAGAACGCGGCCTGCCCGACATCGCCCAGCCACGGCTCCAGGTAGGGCGCAAGTTCGTCGTCAGGAAACGCTCGCCGGACCGTCTGGCGGATGTACGCCGAGACGACAGCGGTGTGGATGGACAGCGACAGGCTCGAGAAAGCGCCTTCGTGGCCGCGGATCGTCTGATCAAGTCCCTGACACCATGGCCGGAGGGCGACCGGATCGATCAGGACGAGGTTCCGGTACTCGCGTCCGTTGAGCAAGTGCGTCCTCAGGGCGGTCGTCCCACCGATATCGTGGCCGACGACGTCCGGCCGGTCGAGCCCCCAGTGGACCAGAAGCTCGGCGAGGAGCTGGTTCTGAACGGGAAGCGACACGTCCTGCCCGTCGCGCATCTCCGACTGCCCGTAGCCGAGCAGGTCATAGAAGAAGACCTCGTACCGCTCGACCAGGTACGGGGCGATCCGATGCCACACGTAGGACGAAAAGGGCGTACCGTGCACGAGGACCATCGGAGAGCCCGAGCCCATGACCCCGTACCGAACGGTCTGGCCGTGGAAGTCGTAGCTCTCGCCCAGATTCCAGCTCGTCATGACATCCTCCATCTACCCGAGGGCTCGATCCAGGTCGTTGATGAGGTCCTCGTCGGATTCGATCCCGATCGACAGCCTGTTCAAACCGGGATGGTGTGCCCACGGCGATCTCGGGATAGCTGCCATCAGTTCGGGGTCGGTTTCGAGCCAGGCCGTGGGCGGAAAGATGAGCGATTCGACACCGCCCAGGCTCGTAGCCAGCCGGAACAGCGCTGTTCGCTCAGAGACAAGCCTGGCCGCCTCCGAGCCGCCTCTGATCTCGAACGAAACCATGGCGCCGAACCCGCCGGGCATTTGCGCATGCGCCAACTCGTGCTGTGGATGGCCTGAGAGTCCCGGATAGAAGACCCGAACCACCCGCGGATCATCGTCCAACCATTCGGCTACCGCTTGGGCATTGGTCATTTGCCGGCGCATCCGGACACCGAGAGTTCGGATGCCCCGCATGAGCAGCCAGCTGTCGAACGGGCTGGGGATAGCGCCCAGGAGGTACTGGCGATCGGCGATACGCCGAGCGAGATCTTCCGAGTTGGAGGTCACCGCTCCGCCGAGCAGATCGCTGTGTCCTCCGAGATACTTGGTAGTGCTATGGACCACGAGGTCCACGCCGTGATCGAGCGGATTCTGGCAGTAGGGAGACGCGAAGGTGTTGTCGACGACACTCAGCGCACCGATCCCGCGGGCGATCTCCGCAAGGGCCTTCAGGTCCACGATGTCGAGCAGTGGATTAGTCGGCGTCTCGATCCAGATCAGTCGGGTGTTCGGCTTGATTGCGGCCTGCACGGCCTCCGGATCGGAGAGATCGACGAAATCGGCCTCGACACCGTACCGAGGCAGATCGTTTGCAAAGAGGTGATAGGTACTGAGGTAACTGTCGTACCCGACGACGGCGCGGTCACCTGCCGATAGGAGCTGAAGCACCGCATTGATCGCGGCCATACCGGATGAGAACGCGGAAGCGGACACACCATGTTCGAGGCCGGCGAGGAGGGATTCGAGCGCATCACGAGTGGGATTGGCCCGCCGAGCGTACTGGTAGCGAGCATCGTCGTCGATACGACTTCTGACGAAGGTCGAGGCCGGGTGTATCGGCGGGACGATGGCTCCGTCCGCGTTCGGCTCCGACCACCCGTGAAGCAACAACGTGTCCAGATCCCAGGCGTCGTCCTGGTGGGGAGTCGAAAGATCAGCCGGCAAAGTGCTCCATGAAGTACACAAGAGTACCCGGCCCGGCTCTTCCCTCTCGAGGAGTCAGCTCAGGGAGCAGGCATCCCACGATCGACCCACGGCCAAGCCATGGCCGTTGGAACCCCACCCGGCCAAGCAATCCGCGCGCCCTCTTGGATGATCCGCCGGGTTCGGGTTACCACTCTGCTGCGATGTACTTGGTCTCCAGGAATTCCATCATTCCTTCGTGACTGCCCTCTCGACCCAGTCCCGATTGTTTCATGCCTCCGAACGGCGCG
This genomic interval from bacterium contains the following:
- a CDS encoding alpha/beta hydrolase; protein product: MTSWNLGESYDFHGQTVRYGVMGSGSPMVLVHGTPFSSYVWHRIAPYLVERYEVFFYDLLGYGQSEMRDGQDVSLPVQNQLLAELLVHWGLDRPDVVGHDIGGTTALRTHLLNGREYRNLVLIDPVALRPWCQGLDQTIRGHEGAFSSLSLSIHTAVVSAYIRQTVRRAFPDDELAPYLEPWLGDVGQAAFYRQMSQCDVRFTDEIEPRYGEVRCPTFILWGEEDRWLLSEQGLRLKALIPSAELRLVAGAGHLVQEDAPEAIVATLLDALG
- a CDS encoding aminotransferase class I/II-fold pyridoxal phosphate-dependent enzyme — protein: MPADLSTPHQDDAWDLDTLLLHGWSEPNADGAIVPPIHPASTFVRSRIDDDARYQYARRANPTRDALESLLAGLEHGVSASAFSSGMAAINAVLQLLSAGDRAVVGYDSYLSTYHLFANDLPRYGVEADFVDLSDPEAVQAAIKPNTRLIWIETPTNPLLDIVDLKALAEIARGIGALSVVDNTFASPYCQNPLDHGVDLVVHSTTKYLGGHSDLLGGAVTSNSEDLARRIADRQYLLGAIPSPFDSWLLMRGIRTLGVRMRRQMTNAQAVAEWLDDDPRVVRVFYPGLSGHPQHELAHAQMPGGFGAMVSFEIRGGSEAARLVSERTALFRLATSLGGVESLIFPPTAWLETDPELMAAIPRSPWAHHPGLNRLSIGIESDEDLINDLDRALG